The following are from one region of the Paenibacillus sabinae T27 genome:
- a CDS encoding SDR family oxidoreductase, with amino-acid sequence MKRLEGKIALVTGGSRGIGKGIALRLAAEGALVAVHYGNRRDAAEDVVHLIEEKGGQAIAIGAGLETALGVKQLVQSLEEALLRHTGDNRFDILVNNAGIGTSQSFEETTEESFDELFAVNVKAPFFLVQQALPLLRSGGRIINISSGVTRIAFPHIMAYNLTKGALNTFTLHLAQLLGPRGITVNAVLPGIVDTDVNASWLHTPEGQKYASEMSALGRIGQPSDIADVVAFLSSSDSRWVTGQMVDATGGSHL; translated from the coding sequence ATGAAACGGCTGGAAGGAAAAATAGCTTTGGTCACAGGAGGAAGCAGAGGGATTGGAAAAGGGATTGCCCTGCGTTTGGCGGCGGAAGGGGCTCTGGTTGCTGTTCATTATGGGAATCGCCGTGATGCGGCGGAAGATGTCGTTCACCTTATTGAAGAAAAGGGAGGGCAGGCCATTGCGATCGGTGCAGGACTCGAGACCGCCCTTGGGGTGAAGCAGTTGGTTCAATCCTTGGAGGAAGCGCTCCTTCGCCATACCGGAGATAACCGGTTCGACATTCTGGTGAACAACGCCGGTATCGGAACTTCACAATCATTTGAGGAGACAACGGAAGAATCATTCGACGAATTATTTGCAGTAAATGTAAAAGCACCGTTTTTCCTTGTTCAGCAGGCATTGCCGCTTCTGCGCAGCGGAGGACGCATCATTAATATTTCTTCCGGTGTTACACGAATCGCATTTCCCCACATTATGGCCTACAACTTAACCAAAGGGGCACTCAATACTTTTACCCTGCATCTTGCGCAATTGCTGGGACCGCGCGGTATTACGGTTAATGCTGTTCTTCCCGGCATCGTCGATACGGACGTCAATGCCTCTTGGCTGCACACACCGGAAGGGCAGAAGTATGCATCAGAAATGTCGGCCCTCGGCCGGATCGGGCAGCCTTCAGATATTGCGGATGTCGTCGCTTTCCTCTCTTCTTCAGACAGCCGTTGGGTAACCGGACAAATGGTTGATGCCACCGGCGGCTCACATCTGTAA
- a CDS encoding FMN-binding protein: protein MAKMKNKWIVLCSAAVTAVYAAGYITTADQASRQQYADVSTTPAASAVPAVPYSGNSGAPQTADSSPSSTPARSIYKDGTYTGMGSNRRGSIQVTLTIANDKITDVEISRFGMHYSESDVAGLPSEVLHNQNSQVTNVSGATYSTKAFQSAVQDALMIARNA from the coding sequence ATGGCCAAAATGAAAAACAAATGGATCGTGCTCTGTTCGGCCGCAGTCACAGCCGTATATGCCGCTGGTTATATAACGACAGCAGATCAGGCTTCCAGGCAGCAGTATGCGGATGTGTCAACAACGCCGGCGGCATCTGCCGTTCCCGCGGTCCCCTACTCAGGCAATTCCGGAGCCCCGCAAACGGCGGATTCATCCCCAAGCAGTACCCCTGCCAGGAGCATCTATAAGGACGGCACGTATACCGGGATGGGAAGCAACCGCCGCGGCTCCATTCAAGTGACGCTGACGATTGCGAACGACAAAATTACCGATGTAGAAATCAGCCGGTTCGGCATGCATTACTCGGAGAGTGATGTGGCCGGTCTGCCTTCCGAGGTCTTGCATAATCAAAACTCACAGGTGACGAACGTATCCGGCGCCACTTACAGTACCAAGGCCTTCCAATCCGCCGTCCAGGATGCCCTGATGATCGCAAGGAATGCTTGA
- a CDS encoding RnfABCDGE type electron transport complex subunit D, translated as MTFKQWIKSPKAYVAAALAVYLLIASLGTLDPKGLINGAISVGVSIVLDILFSLIEKRKRILPDGAAVTGLIIALILGTTTSWPEVALTAAVAILSKHFLVYKKKPVFNPAAFGLLMSVIIFGTGQSWWGAFGDLPVWMIGFLLIGGYAVTNRVNKYPQLFSFFAFYFVLQLLMGLYHAGDASDALRPPFINAALFFGFFMLTDPPTSPIKVKDQIIFGALSALAGSVVYALFGGLIYLFIGLLIGNLYKFLISRFSADNAKAKRPAVTSPKSY; from the coding sequence ATGACATTCAAGCAATGGATAAAATCACCAAAGGCCTATGTGGCAGCCGCCCTGGCGGTATACCTGCTGATCGCTTCCCTTGGAACTCTAGATCCAAAGGGCCTGATTAATGGCGCTATTTCCGTAGGCGTTTCTATAGTTCTGGATATCCTTTTTTCCTTAATCGAAAAACGAAAGCGGATTTTGCCGGATGGAGCCGCAGTAACAGGTCTCATTATCGCCTTGATTCTGGGTACCACGACCTCATGGCCAGAGGTAGCGCTGACTGCGGCTGTCGCCATATTGTCCAAACATTTTCTCGTGTATAAGAAAAAACCGGTTTTTAATCCGGCCGCCTTCGGACTGCTCATGTCCGTCATTATCTTCGGAACGGGGCAAAGCTGGTGGGGAGCGTTCGGGGATCTGCCGGTATGGATGATTGGGTTCCTGCTCATTGGCGGATACGCTGTAACGAACCGGGTTAATAAATACCCTCAGTTGTTTTCATTCTTTGCCTTTTATTTTGTACTTCAGCTGCTGATGGGGCTGTATCATGCTGGTGACGCTTCGGATGCGCTCCGGCCCCCTTTTATAAATGCCGCCCTATTCTTCGGCTTCTTCATGCTTACGGACCCGCCGACATCGCCGATCAAGGTGAAAGACCAGATCATTTTCGGCGCTCTCTCCGCCCTTGCGGGGAGCGTGGTGTACGCTTTGTTCGGCGGCTTGATCTATCTCTTCATAGGGCTGCTGATCGGCAACCTTTATAAATTCCTAATCAGCCGGTTCTCTGCCGATAACGCGAAAGCCAAGCGCCCTGCTGTTACAAGCCCAAAGAGCTATTAA
- a CDS encoding GNAT family N-acetyltransferase: MITLRKITLENRRSMFNLEVSEDQRCFVASNLSSVASCYVLVSNGGHPFPFVIYADEQPVGFVMLAYGTTGYEEPSIAEDNYCIMRLMIDKRYQNRGYGREAMKKILEYIRTFPAGSAHYCWIPYKPENIAAKKLYESFGFRDNGEVFNKESITVLRL, from the coding sequence ATGATTACACTCAGAAAAATCACACTGGAAAACCGGCGTTCCATGTTTAACTTGGAAGTTTCAGAGGATCAACGGTGCTTTGTTGCGTCTAATCTGTCAAGCGTGGCTTCTTGTTATGTCCTTGTAAGCAATGGGGGACATCCATTCCCGTTTGTCATTTACGCGGATGAGCAGCCCGTCGGGTTTGTTATGCTGGCTTATGGAACCACTGGATACGAAGAACCGTCAATCGCAGAGGACAACTATTGCATCATGCGACTGATGATTGACAAGCGATACCAGAACCGGGGTTATGGTCGGGAAGCCATGAAAAAAATCTTGGAATATATCCGCACCTTTCCTGCAGGGTCAGCACATTACTGCTGGATCCCTTATAAACCCGAAAACATCGCTGCCAAAAAGCTTTATGAAAGCTTCGGCTTCCGTGACAACGGTGAAGTCTTCAATAAGGAGTCAATAACGGTATTGCGACTCTGA
- a CDS encoding FAD:protein FMN transferase, which produces MGMLRRTKLCMDTVVDIQVIVREEEGMEQAEIGMKRAFEAFRRIEQACSRFSPDSELMKACRVTGAPVQVSPFLFEPIRFAIELAEWTEGVFDPTIGKIMEKHGFNRHYLTGERVNSRSADFVTYRDIVLDERDCTLLLHKPLVIDLGAVAKGFAIDLAANELKSSPGFIINAGGDLYAGGTDEKGEPWKIGIRHPLHKEQSIQVIKVSGQAVCTSGSYERRSAKEAGMHHIINAVTESSPNDWISCTVIAPYAMQADAFSTASFLLGAEGGRSLITQAGLQGIWITPDLQIDIAGREEA; this is translated from the coding sequence ATGGGTATGCTGAGAAGAACCAAGCTCTGTATGGATACCGTTGTCGATATTCAAGTTATCGTTCGCGAAGAAGAAGGAATGGAGCAGGCGGAAATAGGCATGAAGCGCGCCTTTGAAGCTTTCCGGAGGATCGAGCAGGCCTGCAGCCGCTTCAGCCCGGACAGCGAACTGATGAAAGCCTGCCGGGTAACGGGGGCTCCGGTTCAGGTTAGCCCGTTCCTGTTCGAGCCCATCCGATTCGCGATCGAGCTGGCCGAATGGACAGAGGGTGTCTTTGACCCTACGATAGGGAAAATCATGGAGAAGCATGGCTTCAACCGCCATTACTTGACAGGAGAGCGGGTGAACAGCCGCTCAGCCGATTTCGTTACCTATCGGGACATCGTGCTGGATGAAAGAGATTGCACCCTGCTGCTGCACAAACCGCTCGTAATCGATCTGGGCGCAGTAGCCAAAGGTTTTGCGATCGATCTGGCCGCAAACGAGCTGAAGTCATCCCCTGGATTCATCATCAACGCGGGGGGCGACTTGTACGCCGGAGGAACGGATGAGAAGGGTGAGCCGTGGAAGATTGGCATCCGGCATCCCCTGCATAAGGAACAAAGCATACAAGTCATTAAAGTATCCGGCCAAGCGGTATGCACCTCCGGAAGCTATGAGCGCCGCAGCGCCAAGGAGGCTGGCATGCATCACATTATCAATGCGGTCACGGAGAGTTCCCCGAATGACTGGATCAGCTGCACCGTCATCGCTCCATATGCCATGCAGGCAGATGCATTTTCCACCGCATCATTCCTTCTCGGTGCGGAGGGCGGAAGGTCGCTTATTACGCAGGCGGGACTACAGGGCATCTGGATTACACCCGATTTACAAATCGATATTGCCGGGAGGGAAGAAGCATGA
- a CDS encoding helix-turn-helix domain-containing protein, which produces MGVPVMEYIRKRRLSLASVELYKGRKIIDIAFDYGYETQSGFTKAFRKEYGYNPTQYAVRMAGCQKLSYRRKKYFKTRRLFYGSYNYLKAVI; this is translated from the coding sequence ATGGGGGTTCCTGTCATGGAATATATTCGAAAGAGACGGTTGTCCTTAGCCTCAGTAGAGCTTTATAAAGGTAGAAAAATCATCGATATTGCGTTTGATTACGGTTATGAAACACAGAGCGGATTCACTAAAGCTTTTCGTAAGGAGTATGGCTATAACCCGACACAATATGCAGTAAGGATGGCAGGGTGTCAAAAATTATCTTACCGGAGAAAAAAATACTTTAAAACTAGGAGGCTGTTCTATGGTTCCTACAATTATCTCAAAGCCGTCATTTAA
- a CDS encoding DUF6609 family protein — MAVNGRQERGRAFLNKRVCGLWLIWVAAILFAGLLAGGTQLISMPVFSLGYMAGIFGILTNKAVNRRLSYGPQTAFQSKMTLYSIILMFILMVSIGGPHFGDGNYRMVWLGAFLAIGLHFVPMAWVHGRSMILLAVLLSANALTGMLWPDLSFHTLVYVDLAVKLIWGAALLLSGRPVAAEQSASPSATAK, encoded by the coding sequence ATGGCGGTAAACGGAAGACAAGAACGGGGCAGAGCCTTTCTGAATAAAAGAGTTTGCGGATTATGGCTGATCTGGGTGGCCGCAATCCTGTTTGCGGGACTGCTTGCGGGTGGAACGCAGCTCATTTCCATGCCTGTATTTTCTCTGGGGTATATGGCCGGAATATTTGGGATATTGACCAACAAAGCGGTAAACCGCAGGCTATCTTACGGACCGCAAACCGCCTTTCAAAGCAAGATGACACTCTATTCTATTATTCTCATGTTTATACTAATGGTGTCGATTGGCGGTCCTCACTTTGGGGACGGCAATTACCGGATGGTCTGGCTGGGGGCCTTTTTGGCGATAGGCCTTCATTTTGTTCCGATGGCATGGGTACATGGGCGCTCCATGATCCTGCTGGCCGTCCTACTAAGCGCCAACGCCCTGACCGGCATGCTGTGGCCGGACCTGTCTTTTCACACCCTTGTCTATGTGGATCTTGCCGTCAAATTGATCTGGGGCGCTGCGCTGCTCCTCTCCGGCCGCCCGGTAGCTGCCGAACAATCCGCAAGCCCTTCGGCAACCGCCAAGTAA
- a CDS encoding malate:quinone oxidoreductase — protein MSNGQTKIDVILIGAGIMSATLGSLLKELAPDWNITVFERRAGAGEESSNEWNNAGTGHSSLCELNYTAEQPDGSVNISKAITVNEEYQVSKQFWSYLVDSRRIRNPRDFIVPVPHMSFVQGEQDAVFLRKRFEALSKSPLFQGMEFSDDPAQLMKWIPLMMKDRTLNQPIAATRIESGTDVNFGALTRILFDHLKSNNVDLKFNHQVDDIKRTGDGSWELKVRNLDSGTLERHSAKFVFIGGGGGSLHLLQKSGIPEGKGIGGFPVSGLFMVCRKPDIVAQHHAKVYGKAAVGAPPMSVPHLDTRFIDREESLFFGPFAGFTPKFLKFGSMFDLITSVKPDNLVTMMAAGVKNFGLTKYLVEQVMLSKEQRMEALREFVPNAKSEDWELLVAGQRVQIIKNTASGKGTLQFGTEVISAADGSIAALLGASPGASTAVSVMLEVIEKCFPQLIKAWEPKLKEMIPSYGVPLPENPELISEIHASTARSLGLTNGIGKPESKTLNKSLPEVGEAAFRP, from the coding sequence ATGAGCAACGGACAAACGAAAATCGACGTTATTTTAATTGGTGCCGGAATCATGAGCGCGACTTTGGGTTCACTGCTCAAGGAACTAGCGCCGGACTGGAACATCACCGTGTTTGAGCGGCGCGCGGGCGCAGGAGAAGAAAGCTCTAACGAATGGAATAATGCGGGTACGGGGCATTCTTCGCTGTGCGAGCTGAACTACACCGCCGAACAACCGGACGGATCGGTCAATATTAGCAAAGCGATAACTGTAAATGAAGAGTATCAGGTATCCAAGCAGTTTTGGTCTTATCTGGTGGACAGCAGGCGGATACGGAATCCGCGGGACTTTATCGTGCCTGTGCCTCATATGAGCTTTGTCCAAGGGGAACAGGACGCAGTCTTTTTAAGAAAACGATTTGAAGCGCTTTCCAAAAGTCCCCTGTTTCAAGGGATGGAATTTTCCGATGACCCGGCACAACTGATGAAATGGATTCCGCTTATGATGAAAGACCGGACACTCAATCAGCCGATAGCGGCAACGAGAATCGAATCGGGAACGGATGTCAATTTCGGCGCTTTGACGCGCATCTTGTTTGACCATTTAAAGAGCAACAACGTCGATCTGAAGTTCAACCATCAGGTGGATGATATTAAACGTACCGGCGACGGCTCATGGGAATTGAAAGTGCGGAATCTGGATAGCGGCACCTTGGAACGCCATTCGGCAAAATTCGTCTTTATCGGCGGCGGGGGAGGAAGTCTGCATTTGCTGCAGAAATCCGGTATTCCTGAAGGAAAAGGCATTGGCGGATTTCCGGTAAGCGGACTTTTTATGGTGTGCCGAAAACCGGATATTGTCGCGCAGCATCATGCCAAAGTCTACGGCAAAGCCGCGGTTGGCGCTCCGCCCATGTCTGTTCCGCATCTGGACACAAGATTTATCGACAGGGAAGAATCGTTGTTTTTTGGTCCGTTTGCCGGCTTCACGCCCAAGTTCTTGAAATTTGGTTCCATGTTTGATTTGATCACTTCGGTTAAACCGGATAATCTCGTAACGATGATGGCGGCAGGCGTGAAGAACTTTGGACTGACCAAATACTTGGTCGAGCAAGTGATGTTATCGAAAGAACAGCGCATGGAAGCGTTGCGGGAATTTGTTCCGAACGCCAAAAGCGAGGATTGGGAGCTATTAGTAGCGGGTCAGCGCGTACAAATTATTAAAAATACGGCTTCCGGCAAAGGAACGCTTCAATTTGGCACGGAAGTGATTAGTGCCGCCGACGGCTCAATCGCTGCATTGCTCGGCGCTTCTCCGGGAGCTTCTACCGCCGTTTCCGTCATGCTTGAGGTCATCGAAAAATGCTTCCCGCAGCTTATCAAAGCGTGGGAACCGAAACTGAAGGAAATGATTCCTTCTTACGGTGTGCCGCTGCCTGAAAACCCGGAGCTTATAAGCGAAATACACGCTTCAACCGCGCGGTCGCTCGGGCTAACGAATGGGATAGGGAAGCCTGAGAGCAAGACGCTTAATAAGAGTTTGCCAGAAGTAGGGGAAGCGGCATTCCGCCCGTGA
- a CDS encoding MerR family transcriptional regulator, with protein MNRSVAINQLSEQMGLTSRTLRHWESEGLFKSSRDTSGWRIYDENALLCIRITAVLRKIDIPIKDIKSVIESQSPSRLIAVIENKISTLKLQRAEILLFERQLDRVLKLFHKKNSDCFLSLDEILTEMEDLLMSNPEENNMIKVVTLPPMRVAYNIAIGVSPEDEAMAPVLDWITSSSLLGTARFFGGNVKPLPSHPGTPYGYGMCAAIPDGVDVPSHLQEMVLPGGLYAMLESSDDIGGSWKTLMRHLSQHRKYKSDRSRLCLEEHIRNDNPDGCESKYYLNLFEPVEVK; from the coding sequence ATGAACAGATCTGTTGCAATAAATCAGTTGTCGGAGCAAATGGGACTGACGAGTCGCACCTTGCGCCACTGGGAGTCAGAAGGATTATTTAAAAGTTCAAGGGATACCTCTGGATGGAGAATTTATGATGAAAATGCACTCTTATGTATCCGAATTACTGCAGTACTTCGAAAAATCGATATTCCGATAAAGGATATTAAATCTGTTATTGAAAGCCAATCGCCTTCACGGCTTATCGCAGTTATTGAAAATAAAATCTCCACGTTAAAGCTGCAGAGAGCGGAAATCCTGCTTTTTGAACGGCAATTAGACCGGGTCTTGAAACTTTTTCATAAGAAAAACTCAGATTGTTTCTTAAGTCTTGATGAAATCCTTACGGAAATGGAGGATTTATTAATGAGCAATCCGGAAGAAAACAACATGATCAAAGTAGTCACCCTGCCTCCTATGAGGGTAGCCTATAATATTGCTATTGGTGTTTCTCCAGAAGATGAGGCAATGGCGCCAGTGCTGGATTGGATTACGTCGTCCAGTTTACTGGGTACGGCACGTTTTTTTGGTGGTAATGTGAAGCCGCTGCCAAGTCATCCCGGTACTCCGTACGGATATGGCATGTGCGCTGCAATTCCGGATGGGGTGGATGTTCCATCACATTTACAAGAAATGGTGTTACCCGGCGGCCTGTACGCGATGCTAGAAAGCAGTGATGACATAGGCGGTTCATGGAAGACGTTAATGCGTCACTTGTCACAGCATAGAAAGTACAAATCTGACCGTTCCAGACTATGCCTGGAAGAACATATTCGTAATGATAATCCTGACGGTTGTGAAAGCAAATATTATCTGAATTTATTCGAACCGGTGGAAGTGAAATAA
- a CDS encoding GyrI-like domain-containing protein, with protein MVPTIISKPSFKVAGYGIKTNIADGSFTKDIAAFWNNYDINGWECKMYDQLNPPKHGEVGICVPESRESESLVYLLGVIVEDFEKVTPDLITLELPEATYAVFTTPPVDVTIGGKDGKANQEDFPNAISKTWKYIFEEWFKDSGYEYDETKLDFEFYDERCHFRPDTVMDIYVPVIKKI; from the coding sequence ATGGTTCCTACAATTATCTCAAAGCCGTCATTTAAAGTTGCCGGTTATGGAATAAAAACCAATATCGCAGATGGAAGTTTTACTAAAGATATCGCTGCTTTTTGGAACAATTACGATATTAACGGGTGGGAATGTAAAATGTATGACCAGCTAAATCCTCCGAAACATGGCGAAGTTGGGATCTGTGTACCGGAGTCTAGAGAAAGCGAAAGCTTAGTTTATTTGCTCGGAGTTATTGTTGAAGATTTTGAAAAAGTAACTCCAGACCTGATTACTCTTGAACTACCTGAAGCTACCTACGCTGTATTTACTACTCCTCCTGTGGATGTGACAATCGGAGGAAAAGACGGCAAAGCCAATCAGGAGGACTTTCCCAACGCGATCAGTAAAACATGGAAGTATATCTTTGAGGAATGGTTCAAGGATAGTGGATATGAGTATGATGAGACCAAATTGGATTTTGAATTCTATGATGAACGTTGCCATTTCCGTCCGGATACAGTTATGGATATTTACGTGCCCGTTATAAAGAAGATTTAG
- a CDS encoding glutamine--tRNA ligase/YqeY domain fusion protein → MNSLKEHHTENFLFKLISEELEKSKFSREMCTRFPPEPNGYLHIGSAYAINTNFTVTQRFNGTFNLRFDDTNPLKENVKYVNAIIEDIKWLGYDPGDHIYYGSDYSDEIYNAAVTLIKKGKAYVCDLTPNEVTEYRGTLTEPGKNSPYRNRSVDENLKLFAKMKNGDFPASSKVVRAKIDMSSPNLNLRDPVIYRIIHAEHYRTGNDWCIYPMYDFAHPIQDAIEGITYSLCSIEFKDHRPLYEWVLKELGTPEPPRQREFGRLNLTGVVTSKRFLRQLVEGGYVDGWDDPRLPTIRGLRRRGFTPESIRHFIEEIGSIRTQSTVDISLLDHCVRQDLKEKTVSVMAVLHPLKVVITNYPKDGAERLTIENNSENEALGKREIPFSKTIYIERDDFMEQPSKGFHRLSPNGEVRLKGAYFIRCEEVIKDSVTGEITELRCTYDPLTKSGTGFTGRKVKGTIHWVSADHAVKVDVNLYEKLLLDQDIPKEDSGDWTTKINPDSLVTIKDALIEPSIQHASPEQKFQFFRHGYFCVDKKYSTGERLAFNRIVPLKDTWSKR, encoded by the coding sequence TTGAATAGCCTCAAGGAGCATCACACCGAGAATTTTTTGTTTAAGCTGATTAGTGAGGAGCTTGAGAAGAGCAAATTTAGCAGGGAAATGTGCACGCGATTTCCTCCCGAACCCAATGGTTATCTTCATATCGGGAGCGCCTACGCTATAAACACGAATTTTACAGTGACCCAAAGGTTTAACGGAACGTTCAATTTGCGTTTTGACGATACGAATCCTCTTAAGGAGAACGTCAAGTACGTTAATGCGATCATTGAGGATATCAAGTGGCTCGGCTACGATCCGGGGGATCATATCTATTACGGCTCAGACTACTCGGACGAAATATATAATGCCGCAGTCACGTTGATCAAGAAGGGGAAGGCCTACGTCTGTGATTTGACACCGAACGAAGTGACAGAGTATCGAGGGACTTTAACGGAGCCAGGTAAGAACAGCCCTTACCGAAACCGGTCGGTCGATGAAAATCTGAAGCTTTTTGCAAAAATGAAAAATGGCGACTTCCCGGCTTCTTCAAAGGTCGTTCGCGCCAAAATCGATATGAGCTCGCCCAATTTAAATCTGCGTGATCCTGTGATTTACCGAATTATCCATGCTGAGCATTACAGGACTGGAAATGACTGGTGCATCTATCCGATGTATGACTTTGCTCATCCTATCCAAGATGCGATTGAGGGCATCACCTATTCCCTATGCTCCATTGAATTCAAAGACCACCGTCCCTTGTATGAATGGGTTTTAAAGGAGCTTGGTACCCCTGAGCCTCCGCGGCAAAGGGAGTTCGGTCGGCTTAACTTAACGGGTGTAGTAACGAGCAAGCGATTTTTGAGACAGCTGGTTGAAGGGGGCTACGTCGACGGCTGGGATGATCCCCGGCTCCCAACGATTCGAGGTTTAAGAAGAAGAGGCTTCACGCCAGAGAGCATTCGCCATTTTATTGAGGAGATCGGCAGCATCCGAACCCAAAGCACGGTAGATATTTCGCTCTTGGATCATTGCGTCAGGCAGGATTTAAAAGAAAAGACGGTTAGCGTCATGGCTGTTTTGCACCCTCTAAAAGTCGTCATTACCAACTACCCTAAAGATGGCGCGGAACGATTAACGATTGAAAACAACAGCGAAAATGAGGCTCTGGGGAAAAGAGAGATTCCTTTTTCCAAAACGATTTATATCGAGCGGGACGATTTTATGGAGCAGCCCTCCAAGGGCTTTCACCGGCTTAGTCCGAATGGGGAGGTGAGGCTGAAGGGGGCGTATTTTATCAGATGCGAAGAAGTGATCAAAGACAGCGTTACGGGTGAGATTACGGAGCTGCGCTGTACTTACGACCCGCTTACGAAGAGCGGCACGGGGTTTACCGGGCGTAAGGTGAAGGGGACGATTCATTGGGTATCTGCGGACCATGCGGTCAAGGTTGATGTTAATCTTTATGAGAAACTGCTGCTTGATCAGGATATTCCGAAGGAAGACAGCGGAGATTGGACAACGAAGATCAACCCTGACTCGTTAGTTACCATAAAGGATGCTTTAATCGAGCCTTCCATTCAACATGCCAGCCCGGAACAGAAGTTCCAATTCTTCCGTCACGGTTATTTTTGCGTCGATAAGAAATATAGTACCGGTGAGCGGCTTGCGTTTAACCGTATCGTACCGTTAAAGGATACATGGAGTAAAAGATGA
- a CDS encoding MerR family transcriptional regulator, whose amino-acid sequence MLKISAFSKLTRVSVKTLRFYDNLGLLKPATVDENNGYRYYTEEQLLTVKRITALKEQGFTLEQIKPLLEEHVLPETVKNQLADKKKELEQAIHEAQNQLNEIDKRLTRVEELEEHHQHTPAVIRYVEPQLTASIRDTIPQTQLCLLLDEIVQYVRSCGEDEGRLLTIIWHDFGSMNSDLADIEVALPLTKVIPSRGRVKVGILPELKAAASLVHQCNPYRNDCPAVTELLSWIRSESLIPSEKEPVREVYLTSDKDMYGTLRLAELLVPIEPTG is encoded by the coding sequence ATGTTAAAAATCAGCGCTTTCTCCAAATTGACCCGGGTCTCCGTGAAAACTTTACGATTTTACGATAACCTGGGGCTGTTAAAGCCCGCCACCGTAGATGAAAATAATGGCTACCGATATTATACCGAAGAACAGCTTCTAACAGTTAAGCGTATCACCGCCTTGAAAGAACAAGGCTTCACATTAGAGCAAATCAAGCCCCTGCTGGAAGAACACGTTCTGCCGGAGACAGTAAAGAACCAATTAGCGGATAAAAAGAAAGAACTTGAGCAGGCCATCCATGAAGCGCAAAATCAGCTTAACGAGATCGATAAACGGCTGACCCGTGTTGAAGAATTGGAGGAGCATCATCAACATACACCGGCTGTAATTCGATATGTAGAACCCCAACTTACCGCTTCCATACGTGACACGATCCCGCAAACTCAGTTGTGTCTGCTGCTCGACGAAATTGTACAGTACGTCCGTTCCTGCGGAGAGGATGAAGGGCGTTTACTGACGATTATATGGCATGATTTCGGCAGCATGAATTCAGATCTGGCCGATATCGAGGTCGCCCTGCCTCTAACCAAGGTTATTCCAAGCAGGGGAAGAGTCAAGGTCGGTATCCTCCCTGAATTGAAGGCTGCAGCTTCCCTTGTGCACCAGTGTAACCCCTACCGCAATGATTGTCCGGCTGTCACGGAACTCCTGTCATGGATTCGATCCGAAAGCCTAATCCCTTCCGAAAAAGAGCCGGTCCGCGAAGTCTATTTAACTTCAGACAAGGATATGTATGGAACGTTACGACTGGCTGAGCTGCTTGTCCCCATCGAGCCTACCGGCTAA